The proteins below are encoded in one region of Candidatus Alcyoniella australis:
- a CDS encoding SurA N-terminal domain-containing protein: MRRLSTAAAMLLACLLIAAPAVARVVDRVAAVAGSEIITTFEVERLFSYEKQNLDPTLPPAQRLEAEAQVRNMILQVLVQDRLLDQEIERLGLTVSEREVDEALQDLVEQSGMRRSDLESALAAEGRTIVDLREQLSRRIKKERYVQYRLKGGVMVEDEEVLNYYNQHIDEFMRRPIVELGEIRINVPPEADEAAVSERYARAITVMQLVVAGEDFSQVARSFSDAPSAPDGGSLGTISDPSMLKQEYRDALKGLEPGRLSSIYRDERGFFFITVLNESSAGKVPFDEVEARVRRTLFNKAVDREMQRIDRELREKHHVEIKVDYLKLLHQDADD, translated from the coding sequence ATGAGACGTTTAAGCACAGCCGCGGCGATGCTGCTCGCATGCCTGCTGATCGCCGCGCCCGCCGTGGCGCGGGTCGTCGATCGGGTGGCTGCGGTGGCCGGATCCGAGATCATCACCACCTTCGAGGTCGAGCGGTTGTTCTCCTACGAGAAGCAGAACCTCGATCCCACGTTGCCCCCGGCGCAACGGCTGGAGGCCGAGGCCCAGGTACGCAATATGATCCTGCAGGTATTGGTGCAGGATCGGCTGCTTGACCAAGAGATCGAACGCCTGGGGCTGACCGTCAGCGAGCGCGAGGTCGACGAGGCTCTACAGGATCTGGTCGAGCAAAGCGGCATGCGGCGCTCCGACCTGGAGTCGGCGCTGGCCGCCGAGGGGCGCACGATAGTGGATCTGCGCGAGCAGCTCAGCCGTCGAATCAAGAAGGAGCGCTACGTGCAGTACCGCCTCAAGGGCGGAGTGATGGTCGAGGACGAAGAGGTGCTGAACTATTACAACCAGCACATCGACGAGTTCATGCGCAGGCCGATCGTCGAGCTGGGCGAGATCCGCATCAACGTGCCGCCCGAGGCTGACGAAGCCGCCGTTTCCGAGCGCTACGCCCGAGCGATCACCGTGATGCAGCTGGTCGTAGCGGGCGAGGATTTTTCGCAGGTGGCGCGCAGCTTCTCCGATGCGCCCAGCGCACCCGACGGCGGTTCCCTGGGTACGATCTCCGATCCGAGCATGCTCAAGCAGGAGTACCGCGACGCTCTCAAGGGTCTCGAACCGGGCAGACTGAGCAGCATCTACCGCGACGAGCGCGGCTTCTTCTTCATCACCGTGCTCAACGAGAGCTCGGCGGGCAAGGTCCCCTTTGACGAGGTGGAGGCTCGAGTTCGCCGCACGCTGTTCAACAAGGCCGTGGACCGCGAGATGCAGCGGATCGACCGCGAGCTGCGCGAGAAACACCACGTCGAGATTAAAGTCGACTACCTCAAGCTGCTGCACCAGGATGCCGACGACTGA
- a CDS encoding SurA N-terminal domain-containing protein, whose protein sequence is MFELRHIIIVVLLAALACACATSCADERLEQQSSERLVASVNGQPITQAEFEARFAASRSSLMVQSDDSLSELRLRLAFLDHLTSAELVRQEAQRLGISIPDQEVDAALDQLSSQYPEGEFEATLLGRGVSLDELRRSLRDRLLTERMVQQVVEPTIKVESADVEALYNAPIEQYTRPRSVHVLQIVVKKEEQAREVSAQLQTQVEFADLARAKSIAPEAGQGGDLGWVEPGQLPEQMDLAIWDMQPGEVSETIATSYGFHVFKVLQLRPASVIELERVRPQIERELAEGLVDEAWEVYVDQLRAKAHITINESLLSAGTGAK, encoded by the coding sequence ATGTTCGAGCTTAGGCACATAATAATCGTCGTTCTGCTTGCGGCGCTGGCCTGCGCTTGCGCCACGAGCTGCGCCGACGAGCGGCTCGAACAGCAATCGAGCGAGCGGCTGGTGGCCAGCGTCAACGGCCAGCCGATCACCCAGGCCGAGTTCGAGGCGCGTTTCGCGGCCTCGCGCTCGTCGTTGATGGTGCAGTCCGACGATTCGCTGAGCGAGCTGCGGCTGCGGCTGGCGTTTCTCGACCACCTGACCAGCGCCGAGCTGGTGCGTCAGGAGGCTCAGCGCCTGGGGATTTCGATCCCGGACCAGGAGGTCGACGCGGCGCTGGATCAGCTGAGTTCGCAGTACCCCGAGGGCGAGTTCGAGGCCACACTATTGGGCCGCGGCGTGTCCCTGGACGAACTGCGGCGTTCGCTGCGTGATCGGCTGTTGACCGAGCGGATGGTACAGCAGGTGGTCGAGCCGACGATCAAGGTCGAGTCGGCCGACGTCGAGGCGCTGTACAACGCGCCCATCGAGCAGTACACGCGCCCACGTTCGGTGCACGTGCTGCAGATAGTGGTCAAGAAAGAGGAGCAGGCGCGCGAGGTATCGGCGCAACTGCAAACTCAGGTTGAGTTCGCGGACCTGGCGCGGGCCAAGTCGATCGCTCCCGAGGCGGGGCAGGGCGGCGACCTGGGATGGGTCGAGCCCGGACAGCTGCCCGAGCAGATGGATTTGGCGATTTGGGATATGCAGCCCGGCGAGGTGAGCGAGACGATCGCCACCAGCTACGGATTTCACGTGTTCAAGGTTTTACAACTGCGGCCCGCGAGCGTGATCGAGCTCGAACGGGTTCGGCCGCAGATCGAGCGCGAGCTGGCCGAGGGCCTGGTGGACGAGGCCTGGGAGGTCTACGTCGACCAACTGCGGGCCAAGGCGCACATCACGATCAACGAGTCCCTGCTCAGCGCGGGGACGGGAGCCAAGTAA
- a CDS encoding peptidylprolyl isomerase: MRVKPIALLLPIVMCLGLIAMIAACEQPATTSSSSSTAPDSAGGTELAKVGTTVITFEEFNSSLERVPPYFRQRLATREGKLQHLDTLVVKELFYQEALNKGYDQDPDFLEELDMVKKTLLYNKVRNEFAKTDFAPTEDEKKAYYEEHTEEFSIPERATVRHIMTKLRRNATPEDEAAAETKIGQAQAELKGGDFAAVAEKFSEERGSASKGGLLSPIKKGSRGKEFDEAVFALQSVGEISPVFRDSRGFHIVQLEKKEPTEVRDYDSVERTIERKIINERRREQYETYITDLKGRIGVTIDENLLVDESAGEPEADAEAIPVPKSDGEIELAPVSSEEKTE, from the coding sequence ATGAGAGTCAAGCCGATTGCTCTGTTGTTACCGATCGTTATGTGTCTGGGCCTGATTGCCATGATCGCGGCCTGCGAACAGCCGGCCACCACCAGCTCCAGCTCTTCGACTGCCCCGGACAGCGCCGGCGGCACCGAGTTGGCCAAGGTCGGCACCACGGTGATCACATTCGAGGAGTTCAACTCCAGCCTTGAGCGCGTACCTCCATATTTTCGTCAGCGCCTGGCCACCCGCGAGGGCAAGCTGCAGCACCTGGACACCCTGGTGGTCAAGGAGCTGTTCTACCAAGAAGCGCTGAACAAGGGCTACGACCAGGATCCGGACTTCCTCGAGGAGCTCGATATGGTCAAGAAGACCCTGCTCTACAATAAGGTGCGCAACGAGTTCGCCAAGACCGACTTCGCTCCCACCGAGGACGAGAAAAAGGCCTACTACGAGGAGCACACCGAGGAGTTCTCCATTCCCGAGCGCGCCACGGTGCGCCATATAATGACCAAGCTGCGCCGCAACGCCACTCCCGAGGATGAGGCTGCGGCCGAGACCAAAATCGGGCAGGCTCAGGCCGAGCTCAAGGGCGGCGACTTCGCCGCTGTGGCCGAGAAATTTTCCGAGGAGCGCGGTTCGGCCAGCAAGGGCGGTCTGCTCAGCCCGATCAAGAAGGGTTCGCGGGGCAAAGAGTTCGACGAGGCCGTGTTCGCGCTGCAGAGCGTGGGCGAAATCAGCCCGGTGTTCCGCGATTCGCGCGGTTTTCACATCGTCCAGCTCGAGAAGAAAGAGCCGACCGAGGTCCGCGACTACGACAGCGTCGAGCGCACCATCGAACGCAAGATCATCAACGAGCGTCGCCGCGAGCAGTATGAGACTTACATCACCGATCTCAAGGGACGCATCGGCGTGACCATCGACGAGAACCTGCTGGTCGACGAGTCCGCGGGCGAGCCCGAGGCCGACGCCGAGGCGATCCCCGTCCCGAAAAGCGACGGCGAGATCGAGCTTGCGCCGGTCAGCTCCGAGGAGAAGACCGAATAG